The genomic interval aaaaataacctaacactgGCTTCTTCGCAAGTGTAGATAAAAAGTACCTTGAACGCTTATCATTTCGAATAACTTCAGGAGGATACTCATAGCCTTTCCTGTACTTGTAATTTACTTCCAATTTCAAGTCATACTCCGCTTTGTCAACATCCAGTTCTTCGTACAAAACATCAACCAAACCTGAGTAGCTTAGGTTCAGATCAATGTCAATTGTCAAAGCGGCACTCCCTTTATAAATCCAATCTCTACCATCAAGCTCCCAAACACCGTTATACATAACACACGCATTAACAGTTGAATCTGTCacaaacatttaaaaaaacacagttataatttacaacaaaaatctcaccgaaaaaaatcttaattaatcattaataacaaaacaataataattaattgataataaaataataattaataattaataaataataaaaaaataattattaataaaaaaatgaaaaataaaactataattaataatacataataaaacaataattaataataaaaaattaaaaaaaattaataataaaatataattaataattattactaaaaccataaaaaatataacaataattaataataattcataatataaaataattattatttaaaaaaaaataaaacaataattaataattcataacaaaacaataattaataaaaaaataataattaataataaaaaataattattaattgataataaaataataattattaataaaagaaaaattaataacacaaatattaataaatcactacaaaataaattaagcatacaataataaacaataaataatcataattaattaaataaaaaataaaaaaaaaaacttgcagtagggtccgattggtccgaccatcggaccccatggagGTGCATCGGACCatcctttaaaaaaataaaaaaaattaaaaaaaaaatccaaaaaccaatcgggtccgatggggtccgattggtccgaccatcggacccatatgGAGAGCATCGACCCCAGggtccaaaaaaattaaaaaatcaaatttcccataaaaaattaaaaattaaaaaaatacacagggtccgaccatcggacccacatggtccgaccatcggacccatcggacccacgTAGAGAGCATCAGACTcaggtccaaaaaaaaaaaaacacaacgggtcggaccatcggacccacatggtccgaccatcggacccatcagaCCCACATAGAGAGCATCAGGCCCAggtccaaaaataaaaaataaaataaaaaaaaaatacacaacgggtcagaccatcggacccacatggtccgaccatcggacccatcgggccgTCTTCCCTGCCATCAAATTTTTCAGctcatcggaccccatcggccAAAGACGGCCCGACGAAAAAAATGCAAAAACCGTAACAAATCCGAGATTTCACAGCAAGAAACTTTTTATCGAAAAATGTACTAAATAACAGCAACAATCTACagatcaagcatcaaaataacattctaaactaaatataacaacaacaaacaagattgttcaaacaaaaaaaaaattacccatgAGTTAGTGTATGATGCTCGTCCAAAAATGAGAGAAATTATGTGGTGAGCCTTGTGCAGTGTGGTGCTAGTGTAGTGAGGATGAGAATAGAGGAGCAAAATTTGACCTTCCCTTTGTGTAGCTTCGGGCAGGttagagaaaagaagagagagggaaagagagaagaagtgaTAGGGGGGTGAAAGAAAAAACAGAGGGTATTTTGGGCATAATAGAAAAAttgtcatatattttaaatatgggGTATTATGAGTTTTGaggataaattttaattaaatgcaagcatacaaattcaaatttccctttaagTAAAACTAAGCCTTATTTGATTTTCCATTGTTCAATGAGAAATAGAAGGCATGTATATATAGTACGTAGTATTGTACCACATTTTTTGTTTTCACTTTAAAGGCACCACCATAAAATAACTCAGATCTAATTCTTTCACTCTCCAATGACAATATAATTGCAAATAATAAGTAACTTCTATTTTTGGTGATGTCTCAAACACGTTTCATACACCAAGtctttaacttttttttctcttaaaaaagaaaaaagaaaaaaaaaactattaaaacaagCCTTAACAATTACTCAAGCCTGTATAACAATATATATGCTAGTCAACTTAATCAAATTACCATACAACATACTAAAACAATTTGTTAgctagtatttttattttttattttagtttatttatttatttaatctcaATCTTTTTTAAAAACGAAAAAGGTGTTCGGAAGAGTTCTCAGAAAACATCATCGAAATCGGCCCAGGTTAACAAAATATTAACTTGGGCGCTGGGCCAGCCCCAGGTGTCAACTTGAGCTCTGAGCCTTCTTTCTGACACTCGGGAAGTGTTGTTTCTTCCCTGAAAGGGACTATTTCTCTGTTTTTGATGAATACGAAGAAGATGCAAAAGTCGGATCATTTCTGATACTTGGAAGGCGCCCAGATTAATagattgtcaacctgggcgctaggGTGCTCGAGGTCCCGAGTGCTCAATAATGAACTTGCTCCAATGCTAATTATAATGCCTCAAATATGTCAGTGGTATGTCTAGTTGATGTCTCAATGCAAGTTTTGACCCATTTGCACTAAGACATTTCCGAAAACTAAAACCTTAGTTGgaaatgtcaacttgggcgtaaAACCCTAGGTGCACAGGTTGGCTTCAGGTTGCAGGTTCATGTAATTTTAGCTCTTGGGGCTTGGATTAGGTTGGTCCATGTCTTCATGGTACAAAGTACTAAAAGATAGTGAGTTGGATTCAAGTTATTGAAATCTGAACTTCCACCCCGAAGCTTCTGAAGTCAACCTGGGCGTAGGGTTAGGGTCTCCTCCCAAATCGACTGCTATGATCACTCGGGTCTACTCAACTGTATGACGtcatccttctttttcacatgcgtataaaataaaaaaatcacgcGTGCAACAGAGTCTTTGAACACTGTTTTtaacgtgttaaatttttctaaatttcttaaaattttgtaggatgtcttaaataactataacgtacacgattttgagaaaatttagactaaaaaattttcaTAGATACCGATCAGTACACCTATTTTAAGGGTGTGTATTatagaattttcttgaaaaaatataatataaaatacaacATTATAGCAAATGGACCATTTATTCACTATTAAAGGGCAAATTGGGTATGAAATAAAATTCATAGATGATGACTTTTGCCGTCTTCGTCGTGGTTGGCGGTTTCTTCTCCCCTATGCTAATTAATACATTACATCCTCATATATAAATTACGCTaaactcaaaaataaataaataatatatgcaattatATAGTGATCCTTTTTCCCCTTTGAACACAGAATTTTTCTGAGATTCAGATCCAAACCCGCTTTGTGTTCTTAATTTCCGCCATTGTTGCCAATTTGAAATTAGcttaaaagaaaaatcaaagaacctGACGAAAATGGCAACGGTGTCTCCTTTGGCCAAATACAAGCTCGTCTTTCTCGGTGATCAATCCGTAGGCAAGACCAGCATCATTACACGCTTCATGTACGACAAATTCGATACCACCTATCAGGTATATCTCCTTCTTTCCTTCCTTTTCATTGCAATTCTATTCGATTCgaaatttctatttattttcgTTGCTTTACGTTGTGTTCTTGATATTTTCCCTTAACACTATGTATAGATAATACAATAATCTTATACGTGATCTTGATCTTTTATGGTTTCAGTTTTGTTTTTCATTCCAgactatataaaatttataaatttatatatgaatatatactTCACCTAAAAATGTGAACTACAATTGTTTTTGAAGAAATATATTATGAGATTGTGAAATGAAATAATTTGTTACACGTTTCTATGTTGATCTTACTACAAAGAAAGTCAGAATTGGTGATAAACGGTTATGAGCTGAATTAATTTAAGAATTGTTTTGGTAAATGAAATGTATTATTAATCATTATTCTCCATATAGTCTTTAAAGTAGCAAAGATCATGTTTAATCTTTTTGAATTACCTGATTGCGAAAAACTTTATAGCAAATTATGCAACATTATACTACTCTTTCATTTTGTCCTCCTTGTATACTGAAATTGCTAACTTAATAATGTGTTGCAATTGAAGCTTTATTTAAATTAAGATAAATGTTTCGGGTATGCAAATATTAAAGCTTAATTGATCTTATGATCAATAATGTTGTATACAGGCCACAATAGGCATCGACTTTttatccaaaacaatgtatctTGAAGATCGGACAGTTCGTTTGCAGCTTTGGTAAGATCTTGCTAATGCTGTAGTCACTTTGAATAAGATTGCATAACTTCATGTGATTTAATGCAGCCTGATTGTATGAAATGATTTTGCATTCAaactttatttatattatatatttataaaatttattattggcaAATGATTGCTAGTTTAgtcttttgttttatttttctctcctttcttctaATTCAATCCTGAATTATCTTATGATAGAAAGTTTTTCTGTTCTGGTTTATTTGATCAATATAGAAATCTTGATTCTCGATTTTAGATCAAACGGTTTAAGCCTGCTCGTCAGTGTGGGCTATTATTATTagaaggctaattagtaatttttccttcTGAATTTTGACATTTATTAAAtcgtgtcccctgaactttttttgccgttaaaaattcccctgaactattgagattgttaaatttaaggacttttgtctaattttagtaaaaaaattttaacatggatgaaagttcaaggggcatgatttagtacatatcaaagtttgaggtacatgatttggtagatatatCAAAGTCttaggagcatggtttagtacataaacaatcactgaaacggtaaaattgaatgaaattagacaaaagttcttaaatttaacaatctcaatagtacgggggaatttttaacggccaaaaaaattcagggggcacgatttactaCATGTTAAAGTTaggagaaaaaattactaattagccttattaGAAATAGTATGACATTCTCTGTTTTTGGATTTGAGTATATCCTTTTAGATAATTCATACATTTATGATTTATCTCATGTGGCACATACCCTGTATACATTTCAAATTACAAAacgatataatataataattagccTGTTATTTATGCATAATGTGTTATGTATAACATTTTTAccattattttggcatttaaaaacttttttttatgacTAAGCAGGGATACTGCAGGACAAGAAAGGTTCAGGAGTTTAATTCCAAGCTACATCAGGGATTCATCTGTAGCAGTAATAGTTTATGACGTCGCAAGTAAGTAGAACATACGACATCAAGCCAAATATATCTATAGACAGTTCACAGTagcaatttttttctttattaaattCGAGATTTCGATTAATTAGtagtagaagaaaaaaaaaaaagaaaattggtTGCTGGGTCTTCCTCTATTTTCAACTTTTCATAATAGAAAGTAGAAACGACAGCAATGTCTGAGCCTAGGTTGGTGTTTTGCATTGGGTTGTGTGGAATTTCGTATTCATGTGAGTGTTTTCGTTTGCTTCCTCACTCACAAATCACAATGATATGGGCATGGTGCAGATAGACAATCATTTCTTAACACAAGCAAATGGATTGAGGAAGTACGTACAGAGCGGGGTACTGATGTCATTATCGTTCTTGTCGGAAACAAAACTGATCTCGTTGATAAAAGGTGAGCCAAGTATATGGTCCACTCACTCACCACAAAACTAGAAACATAATGTTTTTGTTGCTTTATTACTTTAATCATTTCTGCTTCATTCTCTTGTCATTATTATTCTATTGCCCATAACATAATACATCATTATTTATACAAACAGGCAAGTTTCTATAGAGGAAGGAGACGCCAAGTCCCGTGAGTTTGGAGTTATGTTCATAGAGACTAGTGCAAAAGCAGGATTTAATATCAAGGTATAGAAACAATTTTTGGTAGAAGTCTAATCATTGATTATTAGATTTGACTCATGTTAAGGTTGTGATTCGTTTGACATGCTCTGAGGGCTGAGCCATCTGATTCAAGCATTTCTTTTTTTTGTCGAATTGCCTTTGCAGCCTCTTTTCCGTAAAATCGCGGCTGCCTTGCCTGGGATGGAGACGCTTTCTTCCACAAAACAGGAAGATATGGTCGACGTAAACCTTAAGCCGACAGTTAACTCATCACAGATGGAACAGCAAGGAGGAGGTTGCTCATGCTAGCCTCTTCATTCTCTCTTCCGAAGAAGAATACTATGAAAATTGGTTCAACATATCTCTCAGCTGGATataaacttttttctttttgtttctaAGTAATTCGTTTTCTCAGCGCATAAAACACATCACTCAAGTTCTAACAAAATCAGAGTTACAATTTTTGatgtatttattttgttttagatGCATTGTCTTGGAACTTTAACCTTTTTCACTTTAGTTATATTTTACAATATAAATTTATTCATTACATATCAAAAGATATGTAAGACTTAGATGCCCACAAACACTGTTAAGCTCGAAGAATCAGGGAACAAAAGGAAAAGTTACTTGCAATCCGTGATGCTTTATGGTTTTTATCTAATATAAAAGTTTAGGATTAGAAATAAATTTTAATGGTTTCAGACTGCTCAGATGGATCTGCTAAACATGTGAACAAAAGCACCAATTTACATAGAAAGCCTAACCAAGAATTATGAATATTTACATCATAAAAAGAAGGTTCGTTCAACATTAATTTCTAGAAGAGAGCTCAAAAAAGCATGCATATGAGGAAgacaaataaaaattcattaaacctaaatattataataaaagccATCATCACTCTGCAACTCTAGACACTATACCAATATCAATATATACAATCTGAAGGGATCTTTTTTAACTCTAGTTATCAGGAGACAactcagaaaaataaaaaaacaaaggtGATGCGTGTGAAACAAGTAGCCGAGAGAGACACGATCTTCAGACATGAACAATGCTATCAGCACTCTGCCTGACTTTGAGCGTGagaaatatcaaaattaatgtgCCCAAAATTGACCTGGAAAAGAAAGAGCGGTTGTTGAATTACTAATAGAGACAAATCAAAATTACCCAAAACAAGGCTAGGGAAAAATAAAAGCTGAAGACAACAATCTCGGTTGTTGCTTAAAGATTTTAGACCTTTACTGAAAAGATGTACTGCATATTTATGGGTGCACAGAATTCTTTGGAAGTAAACTTGTGTTGTATCACATTTACAAAACCATTTAGAACTTACAAGATTGAGAACAGAAGAACCACTTTTCTTGAATCGAACGAGGCAGCTCGTTTGTACCTTCTCCATTGGTTATTTGGTGTTTCATGAACCCTCTCAACCCCTGTTTTATCTATTGAGAATGTGATAATGAGATCCCACTTTAAGACAGTTTTTTTAGACAAGGGGAAAGTACAAGTGATAAGCTAAATATAATCATTTTTCTAGTGAAGAAAGCAATTTGAAATTAAGTAAATTATATCCACGCCTTGTATACTTGAAATGGTAAAAGTGTGCAAGTATTCAGACCAGCATGCCTGTCTAACTATGGCAGCCTTGAACTGTCTTTAGATGACTTTTTTAAGAATAAGGGAAGATTTTACATAAGAAGAGCACTTGTGAAGAAAATTATCAAAGTATGGTTACTAGACAAACTTTTGAGCGAGTATTGCTACGAATTGTATAAAAATGTTTATGTACCTCTGGAAGTTCCGTAATTCATGAGAAGTTGGATCAGTTTTGCACCAACAGTTACACTTGCTTGTCTCCACAAAACCCTCTGCAAGTACTATAAGCAACAGAAACATTAGAGACGCAGAAAAAATATGTTTCCTTAATTAACTTAATGCTATACTACATGAAGATGAAGAAGTGAAAACTTACTAGCAAAACACTCTCGCTTTTCAAACTTTCCACAGCTTTCTCATTAGATTCAGGCACTTTCAAGGACATCTTTTCAACATCTATGTCAACAACACAAGAAGAAAAGGTCTGTGTACTGTTCATTTTTAAATCAGTGCTGTTCTGAGAGTTCAGTTTTGCTTCCATGTAGACCTGATCGTTCTTAGGATTAGTAACTTCTAGAAATCTTAAGAAAGCCAAATGAGAAGAACAATGTAGATCATTGCTCTCTTGGGGCAAGACAGAAATGCTAAAGAGATCTTGGACCTGCAggaatgaagagagaaagagaagaaaaacaaaaattaagttCAGAACCTTGGGACATCAAGCCATGTACGATTAGCAATGAAATGGTGCATTATAGCAAGCATGTCTTACAAAGAGGTATCAACAAAGAAAACCAACAACAGCCACTTAAAGATGTACCATAGGCAATAAAACAAGACACTTACATGTGAGCCATCCGAGGGGAGTTTTAAACTTCCTGCACACGAAGCCTCTTCAACAAGAAGGGGGAAATTACCTGAATCAAAACCTGACTTCAGCATTTGGAAACCTGAATAGCTGACAGGTAGGTTACAGCTTCCATCCACAGTTCCCTCAACCAATGGATTTGCCtgcaacttttgcaaaacatttTAGCACATACAAGCCTCTCTCACTCTTACGTGGGGAAACTCTATACCAGaacaaaaaaactaactacAAAATGAAGTTACTTGACGAAATATGTGATTTGCATCCCAAGAATCATGTCTCACAAACTTGGTATCTGACAATTATGCAGAAATGCTTACACTTACTCACCATTACAAGATTCAACAAGCTGGTCTCAAGTTAAAGTAAAAGGAATATATATCTGTCACTTTTAAATGCTTACTTTTTCTGTCCTGCTCTTAGTTCTAGAATCCTGAGCTTTTTTATCACACAGTAACTGGACTATAACTAATTTATTCCTTTTTAAGATGGATGGGGAAGGGGAAGAGGGTTTATGGAGTTGAACATTTAAGAATCTCTACATGTTAATAGACATTCAAGCAAACCATTAATGTTAGAAGGCCATATTTATTGATCCACTCCTATTAAACATCACTTAAGCAAGCTAGTACTTACAGCTTACACTCTTAATTGCTAAGATGTGCAATAATCTGAGTACTTAACTCTATGAAATTGTTACTGCCATGAGACTGAACCATAAAATCATGCAAGACAAACACGACAAACAtgcacaaaaaaaattaagaaagaaaaatactataaatccCCAGTTATTATACAAGACTGAATAGCATGCAAATCTAGAAGTTTTTGGTAGGTGtctagaaagaaagaaaaaaaaagattttaaaatatattcttCCCATTGTTCAACCTAGAAATTAACGACAATTGGATCAAAACTCGAAAGAGCCAGAAGATTTTGTACTTTCTTTAATATTCACCCCTTATATTATCCGCGACAAGGTCAATGAAGTTCATAAATTggattcaaaattttctcttcttgctacAAAGCAAATGGGTTTTCAACATAAAAGTTAAACCTTCAAATGCAAATGAAATCAGAACAACAAATCTTCAGAAAATCTGTCAAATACATACAAAATAGCTCAATTGAGAACTAAAATGAGCCAAAAGCACAGAACACAGAGTTGGTACCTCCTCGGAGGGCTTAGCAGCCATCGCAGGCAGTTGCAGAGAATCTGTGAAATGCAGTTTCTTTCTTCACTGATTCAGCTGAGCCTAGAGAGAGAGAAGTAATCTCAGAAGAAGAAGTGTGGATGTGAACGTTGCATCGAAGAagaagcttatttattttatatttttagtttttattttattaattttatataattggcGCGATTCGCCAGAAAAGGCTCCTGACTACGACATCGACTCCCAACGACCGTTTCTTCACACTGTTCGATCCATCATttgaccaaaataccctttCCTTTATTTAATgtgcattattttattttctttgtcaTATTTTCACTTATATAttctttctattattttttttgcccCTTcccaataaccctcatccctttttcttcctttaaatgatgcttcttttttttttttactttactcTTTAGAGTCttttttcaatttattaaatggttttttcatttttcatctCCAAATTGATGCAAATACTATTCATGTTTAGTTATAAATTACTAGGTTGCTAGTACATTGTCATCAATTTTATTTCACATCTTTTCTCAATAACTCCCCATCCCCCACCTTTGTTTTTTGAGCTTATTGTACTATTTACTAGTGGGGTTGCCCCATTATTTTTGGACCATATCTCTCCAACCCTTATTTTCTTTAATCTTTTTTACACTCAATTATGTTACTCAAATTACAATAACACTCTTTTTTACCTTGGTTGGTACTTCATTCATTCATCTCTAACTTGGGTTC from Cannabis sativa cultivar Pink pepper isolate KNU-18-1 chromosome 4, ASM2916894v1, whole genome shotgun sequence carries:
- the LOC115714105 gene encoding ras-related protein RABH1e, with amino-acid sequence MATVSPLAKYKLVFLGDQSVGKTSIITRFMYDKFDTTYQATIGIDFLSKTMYLEDRTVRLQLWDTAGQERFRSLIPSYIRDSSVAVIVYDVANRQSFLNTSKWIEEVRTERGTDVIIVLVGNKTDLVDKRQVSIEEGDAKSREFGVMFIETSAKAGFNIKPLFRKIAAALPGMETLSSTKQEDMVDVNLKPTVNSSQMEQQGGGCSC
- the LOC115714104 gene encoding uncharacterized protein LOC115714104 isoform X4, with amino-acid sequence MAAKPSEEANPLVEGTVDGSCNLPVSYSGFQMLKSGFDSGNFPLLVEEASCAGSLKLPSDGSHVQDLFSISVLPQESNDLHCSSHLAFLRFLEVTNPKNDQVYMEAKLNSQNSTDLKMNSTQTFSSCVVDIDVEKMSLKVPESNEKAVESLKSESVLLYLQRVLWRQASVTVGAKLIQLLMNYGTSRGVERVHETPNNQWRRYKRAASFDSRKVVLLFSILSILGTLILIFLTLKVRQSADSIVHV
- the LOC115714104 gene encoding uncharacterized protein LOC115714104 isoform X3 encodes the protein MAAKPSEELQANPLVEGTVDGSCNLPVSYSGFQMLKSGFDSGNFPLLVEEASCAGSLKLPSDGSHVQDLFSISVLPQESNDLHCSSHLAFLRFLEVTNPKNDQVYMEAKLNSQNSTDLKMNSTQTFSSCVVDIDVEKMSLKVPESNEKAVESLKSESVLLYLQRVLWRQASVTVGAKLIQLLMNYGTSRGVERVHETPNNQWRRYKRAASFDSRKVVLLFSILSILGTLILIFLTLKVRQSADSIVHV
- the LOC115714104 gene encoding uncharacterized protein LOC115714104 isoform X1, with the translated sequence MAAKPSEELQANPLVEGTVDGSCNLPVSYSGFQMLKSGFDSGNFPLLVEEASCAGSLKLPSDGSHVQDLFSISVLPQESNDLHCSSHLAFLRFLEVTNPKNDQVYMEAKLNSQNSTDLKMNSTQTFSSCVVDIDVEKMSLKVPESNEKAVESLKSESVLLYLQRVLWRQASVTVGAKLIQLLMNYGTSRDKTGVERVHETPNNQWRRYKRAASFDSRKVVLLFSILSILGTLILIFLTLKVRQSADSIVHV
- the LOC115714104 gene encoding uncharacterized protein LOC115714104 isoform X2; this translates as MAAKPSEEANPLVEGTVDGSCNLPVSYSGFQMLKSGFDSGNFPLLVEEASCAGSLKLPSDGSHVQDLFSISVLPQESNDLHCSSHLAFLRFLEVTNPKNDQVYMEAKLNSQNSTDLKMNSTQTFSSCVVDIDVEKMSLKVPESNEKAVESLKSESVLLYLQRVLWRQASVTVGAKLIQLLMNYGTSRDKTGVERVHETPNNQWRRYKRAASFDSRKVVLLFSILSILGTLILIFLTLKVRQSADSIVHV